The following are encoded together in the Mammaliicoccus vitulinus genome:
- the nagA gene encoding N-acetylglucosamine-6-phosphate deacetylase codes for MNHYILKNAQVYTETAKIENGYIEVRDGYIYDIQEGEYKGDAQSVDLKGQHLLPGFIDIHIHGGYGQDAMDATPEALNILSEKLLSEGTTSFLATTMTQSAEAVSDALENVANYKQLDEKRAEILGVHLEGPFISEYKVGAQNPAFVARPSVQKFNDFQDKANGNIKIVTIAPEVEGAAETIKQLNNEVIFSAGHTVTDFNGIEESVENGLKHITHLYNAQTTFTHREPGVFGAALTDERLTTEVIVDGIHSHPAAVKLAYLAKGNENFCIITDAMRAKGMSEGKYDLGGQDVYVENNEARLKSGSLAGSILLMNKGLKNLMDFANVSLEEAWRTTSLNQAIRLHVDDRLGSIKVGKQADLVVVDSELNVLTTIKKGYIIDNE; via the coding sequence ATGAATCATTATATTTTGAAAAATGCTCAAGTGTATACTGAAACAGCTAAAATAGAAAATGGATATATCGAAGTACGAGATGGATATATATATGACATTCAAGAAGGCGAGTATAAAGGTGATGCACAGTCTGTAGATTTAAAAGGGCAACACTTGCTACCTGGCTTCATAGATATACATATACACGGTGGCTACGGACAAGACGCTATGGATGCTACACCAGAAGCATTAAACATATTATCAGAGAAATTGTTATCAGAAGGAACGACAAGTTTTCTTGCGACTACAATGACGCAATCAGCTGAAGCGGTAAGCGATGCATTAGAAAATGTTGCGAATTATAAACAGCTAGATGAAAAACGCGCAGAAATTTTAGGTGTACATTTAGAAGGTCCATTTATATCTGAATATAAAGTTGGCGCTCAAAATCCAGCATTTGTTGCGAGACCTTCAGTTCAAAAATTCAATGACTTTCAAGATAAAGCGAACGGGAATATTAAAATCGTAACAATTGCTCCTGAAGTAGAAGGGGCAGCAGAAACGATCAAACAATTAAACAATGAAGTGATTTTTTCTGCAGGTCACACTGTAACAGATTTTAATGGCATTGAAGAATCGGTAGAAAACGGTCTTAAACATATAACGCATTTATATAATGCACAAACAACTTTTACACATAGAGAACCAGGTGTGTTCGGTGCTGCACTGACAGATGAACGACTGACAACAGAAGTGATTGTTGATGGTATTCATTCACATCCAGCTGCAGTTAAATTAGCTTATTTAGCAAAAGGGAATGAGAACTTTTGTATTATAACTGATGCGATGAGAGCTAAAGGTATGTCAGAAGGTAAATACGATCTCGGTGGACAAGACGTTTATGTTGAAAATAATGAAGCAAGATTGAAATCTGGATCATTAGCAGGAAGTATATTGTTGATGAATAAAGGATTGAAAAATTTAATGGACTTTGCAAACGTGTCACTTGAAGAAGCGTGGCGTACTACTAGTTTAAATCAAGCTATACGATTACATGTAGATGATAGACTCGGTTCAATCAAAGTTGGCAAGCAAGCAGACCTTGTTGTAGTTGATTCAGAATTAAATGTTTTAACTACCATTAAAAAAGGGTATATTATAGATAATGAATGA
- a CDS encoding 6-phosphogluconolactonase produces MALNFKVFETKDIAARYAADVVRKQFNSDSTSVVGIHLDAENTSFFDELLDDVKKNPVNFSQIHVLDFDGKEDYYTELGVPKKQVLKTDVGSDVESFIKDKVNTDKKKNKLMLDVITLTEDSRTGLDYNQAIHPAREVIVLVTGKEKAKAVSQLYEEPANGSVESAKLKQHRMVTVLLDNEAAQGLPEDVRSYFSIQFS; encoded by the coding sequence ATGGCTTTAAACTTTAAAGTATTTGAAACAAAAGATATCGCTGCACGTTACGCTGCAGATGTAGTTCGTAAACAATTTAATTCAGATAGTACTTCAGTAGTTGGTATTCACTTAGATGCAGAAAACACTTCATTTTTTGATGAATTATTAGATGACGTAAAGAAAAATCCAGTGAACTTTAGCCAAATTCATGTTTTAGATTTTGATGGTAAAGAAGATTACTACACAGAATTAGGTGTACCAAAAAAACAAGTCTTAAAAACTGATGTCGGTAGTGATGTAGAATCATTTATCAAAGATAAAGTGAACACTGATAAAAAGAAAAATAAATTGATGTTAGATGTCATTACTTTAACTGAAGATAGTAGAACTGGATTGGATTATAATCAAGCGATACATCCAGCTAGAGAAGTTATTGTACTTGTTACAGGTAAAGAAAAAGCTAAAGCAGTGAGTCAATTATATGAAGAGCCAGCAAATGGTTCAGTTGAATCAGCAAAATTAAAACAACATAGAATGGTCACAGTTTTATTAGATAACGAAGCGGCACAAGGATTGCCAGAAGACGTTAGATCTTACTTCTCAATTCAATTTTCATAA
- a CDS encoding SAS053 family DNA gyrase inhibitor, which translates to MKLLNKHPEEENEMVQDLDDVKELGKEMEQISEQNDEAYEEKKEEQDS; encoded by the coding sequence GTGAAACTTTTGAATAAACATCCTGAAGAAGAAAATGAAATGGTTCAAGACTTAGATGATGTAAAAGAGCTAGGTAAAGAAATGGAACAAATTTCAGAACAGAACGACGAAGCATATGAAGAAAAGAAAGAAGAACAAGACTCATAA
- the fumC gene encoding class II fumarate hydratase: MSYRIEHDTFGEIKVPSDKYWKAQTQRSKQNFPVGKEQMPIEVIYGFAHLKRAAAISNHDLGKLSDDKKDAIVYATDEILKGKLDDHFPLVVWQTGSGTQSNMNVNEVVSFVANEYLKDKGSEESVHPNDHVNMSQSSNDTYPTAMHVALYHEIESKLLPALSTLRDTFKEKEESFKDIIKIGRTHLQDATPLTLGQEVSGWRYMLDKCETLLNQSKGQLLNLAIGGTAVGTGINAHPEFGDKVAKQIAEQLGYPFVSSENKFHALTAHDEVVYVHGALKALASDLMKIANDVRWLASGPRAGLAEISIPENEPGSSIMPGKVNPTQCEMLTMVSVQVLGNDAAVGIAASQGNFELNVFKPVILYNALQSIYLLTDGIETFNNNCAVGIEPIEENIDKYLNQSLMLVTALNPHIGYENAAAIAKNAHKNGLTLKESAIQSGHLTEEQFDEWIKPEDMISSQK, from the coding sequence ATGAGTTACAGAATCGAACATGATACTTTTGGTGAAATAAAAGTACCAAGTGACAAGTATTGGAAAGCGCAAACACAAAGAAGTAAACAAAATTTCCCAGTAGGTAAAGAACAAATGCCTATCGAAGTGATATATGGTTTTGCGCATTTAAAAAGAGCAGCTGCAATTTCAAACCATGATCTTGGTAAATTATCGGACGATAAGAAAGATGCAATCGTCTATGCAACTGATGAAATTTTAAAAGGAAAATTAGATGATCATTTTCCATTAGTTGTTTGGCAAACAGGTAGTGGTACACAAAGTAACATGAACGTGAATGAAGTTGTAAGCTTTGTTGCAAATGAATATTTAAAAGACAAAGGTTCAGAAGAAAGTGTTCATCCGAATGACCACGTAAATATGTCTCAAAGCTCAAACGATACATATCCTACTGCTATGCATGTTGCGCTGTATCATGAAATTGAGTCTAAATTATTACCAGCTTTAAGTACTTTAAGAGATACTTTTAAAGAGAAAGAAGAATCGTTTAAAGATATTATTAAAATTGGTAGAACACACTTACAAGATGCAACGCCGTTAACTTTAGGTCAAGAAGTTAGTGGTTGGAGATATATGTTAGATAAATGTGAGACATTATTAAATCAATCTAAAGGTCAATTATTAAACTTAGCAATTGGTGGTACAGCTGTAGGTACTGGTATAAATGCACATCCTGAATTTGGCGATAAAGTAGCTAAACAAATTGCAGAACAATTAGGATATCCGTTTGTATCATCTGAAAATAAATTCCATGCTTTAACTGCTCATGATGAAGTTGTCTACGTGCATGGTGCATTAAAAGCATTAGCAAGTGATTTAATGAAGATTGCCAACGATGTAAGATGGTTAGCATCAGGGCCAAGAGCTGGGTTAGCTGAAATTTCTATACCTGAAAATGAACCTGGGTCTTCTATTATGCCAGGTAAAGTAAATCCAACTCAATGTGAAATGTTAACGATGGTCTCTGTTCAAGTCCTTGGTAATGATGCAGCTGTAGGCATTGCTGCTTCACAAGGTAACTTCGAATTAAACGTGTTTAAACCAGTTATTTTATATAACGCGTTACAATCAATATATTTATTAACAGATGGAATTGAAACATTTAACAACAATTGTGCTGTAGGTATTGAACCGATTGAAGAAAATATTGATAAATATTTAAATCAATCATTAATGTTAGTTACAGCATTAAATCCACATATTGGATATGAAAATGCAGCAGCAATTGCGAAAAATGCTCATAAAAATGGCTTAACATTGAAAGAATCAGCTATACAATCAGGACATTTAACTGAGGAACAGTTTGATGAATGGATTAAACCAGAAGATATGATAAGCTCTCAAAAATAG